A DNA window from Actinomadura coerulea contains the following coding sequences:
- a CDS encoding dienelactone hydrolase family protein, with the protein MAHVALFHSILGLRSAELAAAERLRRAGHEVLAPDLFGGRTATTLDQGFRTAGQVGWTTVVERARRALQAMPDDTVLAGLSMGAGVVGAVWPERPDTAGVLLLHAPAEIPASVRPGLRVQLHAADPDHFAPPDQVAALRRSARAAGAELEIFRYPGVGHFYTDPGFPDHDSAASELTWSRVLDFLASA; encoded by the coding sequence ATGTCGCGCTGTTCCACTCCATCCTCGGGCTGCGCTCCGCCGAACTCGCCGCGGCCGAGCGACTGCGGCGCGCCGGGCATGAGGTCCTCGCACCGGACCTGTTCGGCGGCCGTACCGCGACCACGCTCGACCAGGGGTTCCGGACAGCCGGCCAGGTCGGCTGGACGACGGTGGTCGAGCGCGCCCGCCGAGCCCTCCAGGCCATGCCGGACGACACGGTGCTGGCCGGCCTGTCGATGGGCGCGGGCGTCGTCGGCGCCGTCTGGCCCGAGCGCCCCGACACCGCCGGGGTCCTCCTGCTGCACGCCCCCGCCGAGATCCCGGCGTCCGTCCGGCCGGGCCTCCGGGTGCAGCTGCACGCCGCCGACCCGGACCACTTCGCACCGCCCGACCAGGTCGCCGCCCTGCGGCGCTCGGCCCGGGCCGCCGGCGCCGAGCTGGAGATCTTCCGCTACCCGGGCGTCGGCCACTTCTACACCGACCCCGGATTCCCCGACCACGACTCCGCTGCGTCCGAGCTGACCTGGAGCAGGGTGCTCGACTTCCTCGCCTCGGCGTGA
- a CDS encoding phospholipase D-like domain-containing protein, whose translation MTVSQQEPTPPGDDLLSSPSDDRAHRIRRALERLIGVAATEGNAVTPMRNGDEIFPRMLDEIAGARRTIDMMTYVYWRGDIAHRFADALSERARAGVRVRLLLDGIGAWQIEKDLVERMERAGVTVAWFRKPVYVSPFKQNHRCHRKVLVVDERTAFTGGVGIAEEWCGDARDESEWRDSHFRVRGPAVDGIAAAFAQNWAECHDTLFDDRDRFIGHEPAGDAVVQVVRGSASVGWQDMQTLLRVVLQLAERRLRVASAYFAPDDYFVNLLCGTVARGVEVEMLLPGPHADKRVSRLASQRHYEDLLKCGVRINQFQPSMLHTKILTMDGMVSLIGSTNFNRRSLDHDEEVMLAVIDKDLTATLDAHFEEDLARSQRVDHARWARRSVTQRAKEMSIMPIRRFL comes from the coding sequence ATGACCGTGTCGCAGCAGGAGCCGACGCCCCCCGGAGACGACCTGCTCTCCTCCCCGTCCGACGATCGCGCGCACCGGATCCGCCGCGCTCTGGAGCGGCTGATCGGCGTGGCGGCGACGGAGGGCAACGCCGTGACGCCCATGCGCAACGGGGACGAGATCTTCCCCCGGATGCTGGACGAGATCGCCGGGGCGCGGCGCACCATCGACATGATGACCTATGTGTACTGGCGCGGGGACATCGCCCACCGGTTCGCCGACGCGCTGTCGGAGCGCGCCCGCGCGGGGGTGCGGGTCCGGCTGCTCCTGGACGGCATCGGCGCCTGGCAGATCGAGAAAGACCTGGTGGAGCGGATGGAGCGGGCGGGCGTGACGGTCGCCTGGTTCCGCAAGCCCGTGTACGTGTCGCCGTTCAAGCAGAACCACCGCTGCCACCGAAAGGTGCTGGTGGTGGACGAGCGGACGGCCTTCACCGGCGGGGTGGGCATCGCGGAGGAATGGTGCGGCGACGCCCGGGACGAGAGCGAGTGGCGCGACAGCCATTTCCGGGTCCGCGGCCCCGCGGTGGACGGGATCGCGGCCGCGTTCGCGCAGAACTGGGCCGAGTGCCACGACACGCTGTTCGACGACCGCGACCGTTTCATCGGCCATGAGCCGGCCGGCGACGCCGTGGTGCAGGTGGTGCGGGGGTCGGCCAGCGTCGGCTGGCAGGACATGCAGACCCTTCTCCGCGTCGTCCTGCAGCTGGCCGAGCGGCGGCTGCGGGTGGCCTCGGCGTATTTCGCGCCCGACGACTACTTCGTCAATCTGCTGTGCGGGACCGTCGCCCGCGGGGTCGAGGTGGAGATGCTCCTGCCCGGTCCGCACGCCGACAAGCGCGTGAGCCGCCTGGCGAGCCAGCGGCATTACGAGGACCTTTTGAAGTGCGGCGTGCGCATTAACCAGTTCCAGCCGTCGATGCTGCACACCAAAATTCTCACCATGGACGGAATGGTCTCGCTGATCGGGTCCACGAACTTCAACCGGCGGTCCCTCGACCACGACGAGGAGGTCATGCTGGCCGTGATCGACAAGGATCTGACCGCGACCCTGGACGCCCATTTCGAGGAGGACCTCGCGCGCAGCCAGCGGGTCGACCACGCCCGGTGGGCCCGGCGTTCCGTGACGCAGCGCGCCAAGGAAATGTCGATCATGCCCATTCGCCGTTTCCTCTAG
- a CDS encoding uridine kinase family protein, with product MPQSAASHPGGASSSVTYSALAARLLALPPSCGPVRIVAVDGPSGAGKSTFAGHLAEVLVGAPVVRSDDFRVPWDADPLTWWRPLRQAVLGPLRDGRPAVLRRYDWHDDRYGPEESVPPAPVLLIEGVGSAWAKAPAAYRIWIDAPYDLRRARALDRDGPEYAGAWEDWAVREQAHFTADATIDRCDLLVDGTTFTPYRFRTPPGTPD from the coding sequence GTGCCGCAGTCTGCCGCGTCCCACCCCGGTGGGGCCTCCTCCAGCGTGACCTACTCCGCGCTCGCCGCGCGGCTGCTCGCGCTGCCGCCGTCCTGCGGCCCGGTGCGGATCGTCGCGGTGGACGGCCCGAGCGGCGCGGGCAAGTCCACGTTCGCGGGTCACCTGGCGGAGGTCCTGGTCGGCGCCCCGGTCGTCCGGTCGGACGACTTCCGGGTGCCGTGGGACGCGGACCCCCTCACCTGGTGGCGCCCCCTCCGGCAGGCGGTGCTGGGCCCGCTGCGGGACGGGCGCCCCGCCGTGCTGCGCCGCTACGACTGGCACGACGACCGCTACGGCCCCGAGGAGAGCGTCCCGCCCGCGCCTGTGCTGCTCATCGAGGGCGTCGGCTCCGCGTGGGCGAAGGCGCCCGCCGCCTACCGGATCTGGATCGACGCACCGTACGACCTGCGCCGCGCCCGCGCCCTCGACCGGGACGGCCCCGAGTACGCCGGGGCCTGGGAGGACTGGGCCGTCCGCGAGCAGGCCCACTTCACCGCCGACGCCACCATCGACCGCTGCGACCTCCTCGTGGACGGCACGACCTTCACCCCGTACCGCTTCAGGACCCCTCCCGGAACGCCGGACTAG
- a CDS encoding CaiB/BaiF CoA transferase family protein, translated as MPGPLEGIVIVDLSRVVAGPQATMTLADLGARVIKVERPGTGDETRGWGPPFAGADRVSTYYLSINRNKESITLDLKSHEGRDVLTRLVRHADVLVENFRAGVLDRLGFPVERLHELNPGLVVLSITGFGHDGPEGGRPGYDAVMQGEAGIMSVTGPPGTPSKVGLSIADILAAGNGVAGVLAALYERTRTGRGAVVRTSLLASVVGAHMFQGTRWTVAREVPESVGNDHPSIAPYGTFRCEDGQIQIGVANQSLWRRFAPIVGLDPDDARYATILDRTARRAELTADIERVLAGGTRDAWLARFGEAGVPAGAIRSIDEVYEWEQTRSQGLVVEVEHPRLGPIELPGPPLRFDGAQPREHTAPPLLGEHTGAVMAWLEERENEERGE; from the coding sequence TTGCCCGGACCGCTCGAAGGCATCGTGATCGTCGACCTCAGCCGTGTCGTGGCGGGCCCGCAGGCCACCATGACGCTCGCCGACCTCGGCGCCCGCGTGATCAAGGTCGAGCGGCCCGGAACCGGGGACGAGACCCGGGGCTGGGGGCCGCCGTTCGCGGGCGCCGACCGGGTGAGCACCTACTACCTGTCGATCAACCGGAACAAGGAGTCGATCACCCTCGACCTGAAGTCGCACGAGGGCCGGGACGTCCTCACCCGGCTCGTCCGGCACGCCGACGTGCTGGTGGAGAACTTCCGGGCGGGCGTGCTCGACCGGCTCGGCTTCCCGGTGGAGCGGCTGCACGAGCTGAACCCGGGGCTGGTCGTCCTGTCCATCACCGGGTTCGGGCACGACGGGCCCGAGGGCGGGCGGCCCGGCTACGACGCGGTCATGCAGGGCGAGGCGGGGATCATGAGCGTGACGGGGCCGCCCGGCACGCCGAGCAAGGTCGGCCTGTCGATCGCCGACATCCTCGCCGCGGGCAACGGCGTGGCGGGCGTGCTGGCCGCCCTGTACGAGCGGACCCGCACCGGGCGCGGGGCCGTCGTCCGCACCTCGCTGCTGGCGTCGGTGGTCGGCGCCCACATGTTCCAGGGGACGCGCTGGACCGTCGCCCGGGAGGTCCCCGAGTCGGTCGGCAACGACCACCCGTCCATCGCCCCCTACGGGACGTTCCGCTGCGAGGACGGGCAGATCCAGATCGGCGTGGCGAACCAGAGCCTGTGGCGCAGGTTCGCGCCGATCGTCGGCCTGGACCCCGATGACGCCCGTTACGCGACGATCCTCGACCGCACGGCCCGGCGCGCCGAGCTGACCGCCGACATCGAGCGGGTCCTCGCGGGCGGCACGCGCGACGCCTGGCTCGCGCGGTTCGGCGAGGCGGGCGTCCCGGCCGGGGCGATCCGGTCGATCGACGAGGTGTACGAGTGGGAGCAGACCCGCTCGCAGGGCCTGGTCGTCGAGGTGGAGCACCCGCGGCTCGGCCCGATCGAGCTGCCGGGGCCGCCGCTGCGCTTCGACGGCGCGCAGCCGCGCGAGCACACCGCGCCGCCGCTGCTGGGCGAGCACACCGGCGCGGTCATGGCCTGGCTGGAGGAACGGGAGAACGAGGAGAGGGGCGAGTGA
- a CDS encoding acyl-CoA synthetase, with amino-acid sequence MDLLGGTGGPVRVAGRELPRDELFGRASAVAAEIRGAGAVAVHATASLETVAAVVGGLLAGVPVVPLPPDSGPAERAHILGDSGAELILAGGRTEVSATEPPLLPVDWLSPHDGGVDAEAAPDATALILYTSGTTGAPKGVLISRSAIAAGLDALAEAWAWTPGDVLVHGLPLFHVHGLVLGVLGPLRVGSPLVHTGRPKPELYAAAARDDGGSLFFGVPTVWSRTAADPSTAGALSGARLLVSGSAPLPVPVFERLSALTGHRPVERYGMTETLITVSARAEGDRRPGYVGTPLPGVETRLVSEDGAAVPPDGETPGELHVRAPLLFKGYLNRPEATAESFTPDGWFRTGDIATIGPDGWHRIVGRASTDLIKSGGYRIGAGEIENALLAHPAVREAAVVGTPHDDLGEQVTAYVVADGVGERQLIDFVAERLSAHKRPRVVHLVGSLPRNAMGKVVKSRLSEL; translated from the coding sequence ATGGACCTGCTCGGCGGGACGGGCGGCCCGGTGCGGGTCGCCGGACGTGAGCTGCCGCGCGACGAGCTGTTCGGCCGGGCGTCCGCCGTCGCCGCGGAGATCCGGGGCGCCGGCGCGGTCGCCGTGCACGCCACGGCGTCCCTGGAGACGGTCGCGGCGGTCGTGGGCGGGCTCCTCGCAGGCGTCCCCGTGGTGCCGCTGCCCCCCGACTCCGGGCCCGCCGAACGCGCGCACATCCTCGGCGACTCCGGCGCCGAGCTGATCCTCGCGGGCGGGAGGACGGAGGTCTCCGCCACGGAGCCGCCGCTCCTCCCGGTCGACTGGCTGTCGCCGCACGACGGCGGCGTCGACGCCGAGGCCGCCCCCGACGCGACCGCCCTGATCCTCTACACGAGCGGGACGACGGGGGCGCCGAAGGGCGTCCTGATCTCGCGGAGCGCCATCGCCGCCGGGCTCGACGCCCTCGCCGAGGCGTGGGCCTGGACGCCCGGCGACGTCCTGGTCCACGGGCTGCCGCTGTTCCACGTGCACGGGCTCGTCCTCGGCGTGCTCGGCCCCCTGCGGGTCGGTTCGCCCCTCGTCCACACAGGGCGCCCCAAGCCGGAGCTGTACGCGGCGGCGGCGCGGGACGACGGCGGCAGCCTGTTCTTCGGCGTCCCCACCGTCTGGTCGAGGACGGCCGCGGACCCGTCCACGGCCGGGGCCCTGAGCGGCGCGCGGCTGCTCGTCTCCGGCAGCGCCCCGCTGCCCGTGCCCGTGTTCGAGCGGCTCTCGGCCCTCACCGGGCACCGTCCGGTGGAGCGGTACGGCATGACCGAGACCCTCATCACGGTCAGCGCCCGCGCCGAGGGCGACCGCCGCCCCGGCTACGTCGGCACGCCGCTGCCCGGCGTCGAGACCCGCCTGGTGTCCGAGGACGGCGCCGCGGTCCCGCCGGACGGGGAGACGCCCGGGGAGCTGCACGTCCGGGCGCCGCTGCTGTTCAAGGGGTACCTCAACCGGCCCGAGGCGACCGCGGAGTCCTTCACCCCGGACGGCTGGTTCCGCACCGGCGACATCGCCACGATCGGCCCGGACGGCTGGCACCGGATCGTGGGGCGCGCGTCCACCGACCTGATCAAGAGCGGCGGCTACCGGATCGGCGCCGGCGAGATCGAGAACGCGCTGCTCGCCCACCCCGCCGTGCGGGAGGCCGCCGTCGTCGGCACGCCGCACGACGACCTCGGTGAGCAGGTCACGGCCTACGTCGTCGCCGACGGCGTCGGCGAGAGGCAGCTCATCGACTTCGTGGCCGAGCGCCTGTCGGCGCACAAGCGGCCCCGCGTCGTCCACCTGGTCGGCTCCCTGCCCCGCAACGCCATGGGCAAGGTCGTCAAGAGCCGCCTGAGCGAGCTCTAG
- a CDS encoding NAD(P)H-binding protein — MKLTVFGATGGTGVQVVRRALDAGHDVTAVVRDPAALPGEIRACADVVQADAMDLHAGPGDDPLTRFVVKPLFLGPLLKATALLDIAGDPSTIGHVVSVAA, encoded by the coding sequence ATGAAGCTCACGGTGTTCGGGGCGACCGGCGGCACCGGCGTCCAGGTCGTCCGGCGCGCGCTGGACGCCGGGCACGACGTGACCGCCGTCGTCCGCGATCCCGCGGCCCTGCCCGGCGAGATCCGCGCCTGCGCCGACGTCGTCCAGGCCGACGCCATGGACCTCCACGCCGGCCCGGGCGACGACCCGCTCACCAGGTTCGTGGTCAAACCGCTCTTCCTGGGCCCGCTCCTCAAGGCCACCGCGCTCCTCGACATCGCGGGCGACCCGTCCACCATCGGGCATGTCGTCAGCGTCGCGGCCTGA